Genomic segment of Malania oleifera isolate guangnan ecotype guangnan chromosome 7, ASM2987363v1, whole genome shotgun sequence:
ATCCTAGAAGGCCACAAGCTTAAACATAGCTTTAATCTACCAAAACTTTGTCTTAAGTTGTTAAAAAGTGGTAAGGGGTGGCCTAATCTTTTATAGGCTATCAGCTTAGAAGGAAGAGCCCCTCGTGCAAGAAAAATACAGTGGCTCGAACTCATAATATTGAAGCTTTGGTAAAGGACAAAGCTTGATGCTTAAAGGGTATGGCTAATATGTACAAATCACATTATAAAAAGGGCTCTGATTACTAAGCAGGTGGGGAATGCGTAGCGTTGAATCCAGCGTCTTCCCGCCCAAACATTACCACAAACAGTTCGCATACAAGTATACAACCACCataccagagagagagagagagagagagagaatgaagtaCGTACTGGTGACAGGAGGAGTGGTGAGTGGGCTCGGCAAGGGCGTCACGGCGAGCAGTGTAGGCGTCGTCCTCAAAGCATGTGGTCTGCGCGTCACCTCGATCAAAATAGGTTCTTGGCTATAATATTTTGCAATTAGATGCATCATAGTCTACTGTTTTCTTTTGTGGGTCTAGTCTCATGGAACTTCTTGTGggattttttttattctaatgCAGTCATCGTTTTGTGAGGTTGTTTTTAACTGGAGAACAATACCCTTTTATGTATATTGATGTTTGTGCTTTTCAGAGTTACGGTTTGGGGCTGCCTAGTGGCGTTGGTGTTGTATCTTTGTAGTCTAGTTCATTTCACTTTGTATTGGTGGCAAAATGGGTGTTTTCCCCTTTTTAGTTCTTTGCGTTTATCTTGATTCATTTTGCAGGTTTAGCTGAATAATGGGTACCCTTTTCTATGTCTTGGTGCTTGCACTTTGTTGAGTCTTTATTCAGCTAAACCTGCAGTCATCGTTTTGTGGAGTTCTTTTTAACTGAATGATACTCTTTTCTGTGTATCGGTCTTTGCACTTGTCAGAGTTCTGGTTTGGGTCTGGCGTTGGTGTTTGCATCTCTATAGTCTAGTTCATTTCACTTTGTATTAGTGGCAAAATGGGTGCTTTTCCTTTTTAGTTCTTTGCGGTTTTCTTGATTCATTTTGCAGGTGCAGCTGAATAAAAAAAAGTGCCCTTTTGCATGTATTGGTGTTTGCACTTTGTTGAGTTCTGATTTGGGGTTGGTTTTGGTATTGCATCTTTAGGGTCTAGTTCATTTCATTTTGTGTTGGTGGGCAGATGGGTGATTTCTGCTTTTACGGTTATACTGATTCATTTTCCGGGTTAACTGAATAAAAATACCCTTTTAATATATTAGCCTCTGAGCTTTCATAGTTATGGTTTGGGATCGCTATTGATAGTACATCTTTATAGTTTTTGTTTGTTTCACTTTGTATGAATTGGTGGCAGGATGGGTGCTTTTCTATTTTTATGGTTTTGTTGATCGACTTGACTCATTTTGCCAGGTTTAACTGAATAAAGATACCATATATTGGTGTCTGCACTTTGCAGATTTATGGTCTCGAACCAGTGTTAATATTGCATCTTGGTAGTCTAGTTTGTTCCACTTTGTATTAGTTGGTGGAGAAGTTGGTGCTTTTCTATATTTAGTCTTCTACCGTTATATTGATTCATGATGCTGAGTTTAACCGAATAAAGAGCACCCTTTTCTATATATTGGTGTTTGGACTTTGCAGAGTTATGGTTTGTAACTGTTGTTGGTGTTGCATCTTTGTAATCCAGTTCGTTTCACTTAGTATTAATTGGTGACAAAACAGGGGCTTCTCCAATTAGTTTTTTATGGCTACATTGATTCATTTTTCAGAATTTAATTgaataaatattttctatatattgGTACTGCATCTTTGTAGTCTAGTTCATTTAACTTTGTATTGGTGACAAAatgtttgatttttaattttttttggtttctttttttttttataattgtttCTCACATCTATAATTGCAGATCCTTACTTGAACATGGATGCTGGTACCATGTCTCCATTTGAGCATGGGGAGGTTTTCGTTCTTGATGATGGTGGCGAGGTAATCTTTTTACGATCGATGGATCCTTGAGTATGCATCTTTCAACTGTATTTCGATAAGGACTACATACCTGCACACACATGTTAACAGAAAAGTACACACATGCAGGTGTGCTGATATATTCAAAAAAGGTAGTGTATGTGTTTCAGATTGAAGAAAGATTATATTTGTGATCTAGAAAATCTTCATGGGAAAATATCGGATACTTTATAATTGCTTCTTCTTGTTTGATGGATACAAATTTGTAATTTCATCAAATTTCTTTTACATGCTGTGTATTTGGTGGATGCATATTTATAATTTAGTCAACTGCAAACCTAACATTTTGCTATAGCATAGAGGAAAGAGTTAGGCCCAGTTCACTTGCGGAAAACAGTTTTGTTTTCCATTTCAAGCTCTCCGGCAATgcaaaaatgccaccttgtttttcAGTTTTCCAAAATTTGTGTTAGAAAGGTAAAAAATAAAGGTTTTGTCTAGTTGTGCAAAAGGGCAttcagttttcatttttcatttctagatttccAATTAATTACAAAATGACagcttgtttttcaattttccaaaatatataggaaatcaaaatctagaaaataataaaaagatgttttccaactttcctGTGCGCacttagaaaattgaaaaacaaggtgaaatttctgtaattatttgaaaaaatggaaggaaaaTAAAACTGTTTTCTACATTTGAATAGTGccaaatttttttgtaattttccaGTGTTTAAtgtacaattttatacaaatgttGCAAAACTGGAAAATAAGTGGCTTATCTGAAATTATTTGGAACActaaaaatggaaaattaaaaCTATTGTCCACAACTAAACAGGCCCTTAAATTTTCCAACAATTAATCATTTTAATGGAAATGAAACTGCAGAAGTAATTGAGTTCAAACAGTGACTACTGTGTTTGCTGAAGTTGAGCTTTGGGCAAACCTTTTGAATTGTGATTTTTCTCCTCATATCTGCCTGACTTTGTGGTATGCCAGAGTTGTTAGTTTTCATAATAATGCCTCAGTGATACTCATTCTTTGGTATTTTGCATTTAAACTGTCTTGTGCTTAGTATGAGGTCTGAAATGGACAGAAATTTTGAATTCCATGAGCCATCATAGTGGATGGTTGTGGGCAGTGAAAAAAGTAGGTgtcaaatttttatatatattagttACAAAACAGGATGATGATTTTGAATTCCTAGATTGATCGAGGTGGATGGTTGCAGATATGAAAATTATAACTGCCGAATTCATTATATCTAATTTACAGAATAACATTATCATAAGTTTTCTGACAATTCTACTTCTTTGGAAAGTGAGTCCCATAGGTGAGATGGGACAATTGAACATTGAATCTCAATGAAGGAGTCTTTCAAATTGACAAGGGAGTCTTTCATGGTGGATGGTTTTGGGCAgtgaaaattataattttcaaatttcttattAGTTACAAAACGGGACAGTGATTTTGAATTCCCAGAGTGATCACGGTGGATGGTTGCAGATGGTAAAAATTGTAACTTCTGAAATCATTATGTCTAACTTACAGAATAGGATTATTGTAAGTTATCTGGCAATTCTATTTCTTCAGCGAGTGAGTCCCATAGGTGAGATGGGCCAATTGAATGTTGAATCTCAACTAAAGAGTCTTAGCTTATGTTACTGGTGTTTACATGGGAGTCTATCTCCATTATATTGTATTTATAAAGAATGGCAATTGTTAAATAGTATTGCATGTCTTTTTCTCTCTCGCGTTTGTGTGGATATTTTAAATTGTTGCTTTGCATTATGGATAAATATCATGTTGCtttgtttattaatttttataCCTGTGCTCACTTAAAGTATGCTTTTTTTGTTAGTACTTAAACACACTGATAGTTATCATTGCAAGGGGTAGGAGGTTTGTTTCAGTTTCAATTGATCTTAAAGAAATATTAGCTTATGATTCtgttatttgatttattttttaaaggttGATTTAGATCTGGGTAACTATGAGCGCTTCCTGGATGTGACGCTTACAAGAGAGAATAACATCACTACTGGAAAGATATATCAGGTGTTTAAAGTCTTCAACCATTCTATTAGATTTCTAAGGTCTATAATCTCACTGGAGATAATCAGTCTGTCCTGTTTTGTATCAGTCTGTCCTTGAGAAGGAACGAAGAGGTGATTATCTTGGAAGGACTGTCCAGGTGTTGCTTATATAAATGATGTGTAGATTTGTTTTGCAATGCACTACAAGAGCATTAGTTAATGCAATACTGCGCGTGTGAGTGGATTCCAGGTGGTCCCACACATCACAGATGCCATCAAGAATTGGATCGAATCTGTCTCTGTCATTCCTGTTGATGGTGAAGAGGGCCCAGCAGATGTTTGTGTGATAGAGTTGGGAGGAACAGTAGGTAAGAGCTTTCCAAAACTAAGCCAGAACtggtcatctctctctctctctcaaacacgCACGCATGCACACACACTTTACCTGCTAGAAATAATTGAATTATTTTTCTTCTAGGTGACATTGAATCGATGCCATTCATTGAGGCTTTGCGACAATTATCCTTTTCAGTTGGTAAAGTTGCATTTTTTActgtatttttcacaaatatggtTTTCTGCTCCTTTTTTTGTTTGTGAGATTGTCATTTTATTAGCCTACCACTCTTTATGCTTTTGCCATACTACTCTGATTAGATCTCGACCATTCAATTTTCATCTTAGAAGTGTGTGGGCAAGTCTGTTGAAGAAATGCTAATGTTGAATTTGACTGGATTGCTATTATCTAATGGCCGTGCTTTATGAGCATGGGACTTTGCATGTCAGAGGCAATTAACTGAATTATTTGGATTTACATTTGCAACATGGTAATGATTGCACGAGCAGAGTCAATGAAAACTCCACATTAAGAATGACAAACTGTTCCTTATATGTATTCTCATACATGCCTTTATATTGAGTTTTTATTATGTTTATTCTGCTAGCTCATCTTTATTGTTAATTCTTCCCTCAGGACAACACAACTTCTGCCTCATTCATGTGAGCCTTGTACCCGTTCTAGGTGTTGTAGGAGAGCAAGTAATTCACCATATTCAAGATTTTATTGTCTTCTCCCTTTCGGAATTTATTCAAAGACATCATAGTTATTTTTATTTCCAGAACTTCAAATTTAGTGAAATTAACTCTTTCTCACTCTCTCTAGAAAACGAAACCTACGCAGCATAGTGTGAGGGAATTGAGAGCACTAGGCCTGACTCCTCATCTGTTAGCATGTCGTTCTGCTCAGGTATGTAACTTCAAATTTCTTAACCTGATGCTTACTTGCATGcaagaatctttttttttttaaaatgcttCATTTCCCCCTTTGTCCTACTCAATACGACATTGTAGTATTTCTTTGTACCATCAAATTGGGGAAGTACTGATGCAATCCCAAACAACAATAGACGTCATTTAGATCTGACAACAATTAGTCTGGTGTTTTAATTACATCAGTTTCTGTGTTGTACAAATTATAATATGAACTTAAAGCTTTTGATCATTTTTAATGTCTCACTTGCACAGACTTTAGAATCATCTTGTTTATAGAAAATTGCATTGGTCTTTTCTACAggcttgttttctttttcttgacAACTTTTAACCATAATATTCATCCCTCTATGTTTCATACCTACACTTCCTCTGCTGCTTATGACTTCTGAGGTGTAAAATATTTGTTTTGGTTATTTTGCAGCCTTTACTGGATAATACAAAGGAGAAACTTTCACAATTTTGCCATGTTCCAGTAAGTTATGTGAAGCTTAGACCTTGTAAattaatttcattttcacatctgaagtttttttttctctctccatGGTCTCCCACAGGCTGCAAATATTCTAAATGTCTATGATGTTCCAAACATTTGGCATATTCCTCTTTTACTTCAGGTGGGTTTGTTAGCAAAATTTTGTTCCTCCTATGCTCGACTGCCTTTTCTTAACTCCCCATCAATCCTGAACCCCTGCAGCTTGACTTTCTCTGCTATATTTCCTTTTTAtaatatttccattctctttcaTCTAAGTTTCTGACTTGTGTCACTGTCCAGAATCAAAATGTTCATAATGCCATCCTGAAACAGCTGAACCTACTTAGGTAAGTTTTGATTTAGCTTTTCTATTCATTAAGATTAGAGATTTCTTAGCCCCACCAGAACCGTCCAGAATGTAATGAGATGGGAACAAATGAATTTGATTTGGGAGTCACATGGATTGTTTTTTGAGAAAAGTTTATTACAGTTTGAAAGTGATCTTGATTGAGTCATAGATCATATTAAACTTAGTAACTATGTTGAATTTGCACCAGGGAAACTTGGTTAGCTCTTAATGAAACAAGATGTGCCACTGATTATGAAACCAGATTATTGAATCTGACAATTTACTAAAATTTTGTGTCAGGATTGCTGCATCTCCTGATTTACAAGAGTGGACAAAGAGAgcagaaatatatgataatcTCACAAACTCTGTTAGTATTACTAGCCTGCAATACTCTCATTTGGAATGTCTTCTTTCTTGTTAGTGACTATAAACGGTGGGCTAGTGCAGGTCAGGATTGCTATGGTTGGCAAATATGTTGGCCTAACAGATTCCTATCTGTCTGTTGTAAAGGTGCGGCAGTAACTTCAGCTCCATCCTTAATTTGTGTAAGACAATGGTCCAATATCATTTGCTGAGATGGCTACCAAAATATATTGCTTAGTTTACcaatctttttattttaatttttgaatatgaatgcttGAATGAGCATAAGAGGGTAATATAATTGAGCTCCTATATCTTTTAAAGTTCTATCTTCCATTCAATTGTATTTCCTGTTGTTAGTCTAATCCTCTATATTATATAGACAGTGCTACTTTTAAGTTGCATTTCCTTCATGTATTTTCCTATTGTTAGTCTAATAATCGATAGAATAAATAGGCCGCACTAGGTTTCAAGGATGAATCCTTGCAATCCTTTATTTAATTGGGTTGAGGGGCTCTCTATTGTTCCTAAATATTTCTTAAAAATCAATGACTCAACATGAGCATGGTAACAATCATTTTATGTTATGAATACTTGCATTTAGGACTacttaaaatttgaaataaatgtTCTCCTGATTTAAACATAGATTTGGGTGCGCTATGAATAAGACataaatagtggaatccttgtcaTAGTTAAGATTCATTTTATGTGCAGGCCCTTCTCCATGCTTGCGTTGCGTGCTCTTTGAAGCCATCAGTTGACTGGATTGCGGCTTCTGATCTTGAGGATGATAGTGCAAAATTGGTAGTGATCCCTCGTGTGTTTCACTCTTGCAGatttttattctctctctctctctgtgagtGTGTTTGTGTATGTGCGCGCACATGTGTCTGCAACGAAAGAGCTCAGTCTTGCTTTCAATGGTCGCATGTGTGCTTGTTTGTGTGTTTATGTGAAAAAACCCataactatttttaaaaattgtgtAACTTGTGTTCCTCGTACAGAACCCAGAAGCTCATGCCAATGCGTGGAAGACCCTAAGGGTAACCTCTGCTTCTGATGCCTATCTTCaatgtcttctctctctctctctctcttctttgtcATCCCTTTCTCTTTTAGCTGCTAGAAGCCTGCACTTTTTTTCTTGCAAGTTTGGGTTTTATTCACTGCCTTGTAACGTGGACAAGGTACTTGAATAGTTGAATGTTTGAACTACCTATCTACCACGGGGGGAACATCCAATAAAATGGCGCCGTGTTAGGTGTGCGCCCCCGGACAAGCTTAAGGGAAGCTGTTTTATGGATGGGGACAAAGACGCCCATGGGACCTaaattttttcctaggttaaGACACTACTAAATAATTTCTTTGTCATCCAACAACTAGCACAAGCTCCAATGCCCTCCCCCCAACCCTGTAAACTGCATGCCTGTGCGTCTGTTTCTCTATCTCTCTTACAAGCGAGCACTCTTTGCTCCGTCGCAGACCAAGTTTAACTAGATTACTTGTTTAAGGTTTTCATATATTTCTACTCCTGTATTTACTCTGTTAGCTGGTAGAAGATTGTGAGATTTCTGAAGTTGGTACAACAATAGGACCACAAATCTGGTTTCACCATTTTCTTTAAAAGGAAGGATATTCTGTCTTCTTGTGTGAACTGTTTATGAACAACCTACATTTACAGAATGCAGCATGTGTCTTGGTTCCTGGTGGCTTTGGAGATCGTGGAGTGAGTGGAATGATACTGGCCGCAAAGTATGCTAGAGAGAATAATGTTCCTTATCTTGGGATTTGCTTGGGCATGCAGATTTCTGTGATTGAGTTTGCGAGATCTGTAAGTGGTGTTTCTATAAAATATGATTCCCTTTTTTATATGCAAATCATCTATTGGCCCAACTTCGGAAGTGTCTGTTAGGTTTTGGGTCTGGAAAAGGCAAACAGCACAGAGTTTGATGCTCAGACACCCAATCCTGTTGTAATTTTCATGCCAGAGGTATGTCCGTGTTAACTTTTTAGGAGCTATTTTTTGTAAAACAAACTCTTCGTATTTTGGTCCATCATATATCATCAATTTGTATTCATGTGCAGGGTTCAAAAACACACATGGGGAGCACAATGAGATTAGGATCTCGGAGAACGCTGTTCCAGACTCCTGATTGCATTACATCTAAGCTGTATGAAATGAAATCTTTTACTTCGTTTATTCTTGACTACTAGGATCAAACTCTGCTTTAATGCAGTGTATTCGTTCAGTGGATCCCATTGCTAAACATTTGGACCATAGATTACTAATAAGATGCACCTGTATGTCAGACCACAAGTCATTAAGGCAAACTCTGCTTTAATGCAGTGTATTCGTTCCAAACATTTGGACCATAGATTACTAGTAAGATGCACCTGTATGTCAGACCACAAGTCATTAAGGCCACTGAGTTCCATGAATGCTAGTAATGTGGAGCATGACCACTGGGTCCATTGTATTTTATGAAGTATGAAGATCAGTGATTATTTTAGCAGTTTAGATGGTTTGCAGCATCTAGCTGGGTTTGTCTGGTGTGACTATCAGTAGACTTTCTTTGATGATGCATTGATAATCTTCTGCTTTTCATTAATTTCAATCCAACATAAGGATCTGTAAGCTCCAAACATGGTCAAACAATATTAGTTGAAGAAAGAGGAACAGGACTGTGCTTCTTGGTCTCCATTTGTATTGTTTTATTAAACAATTACTTGCAGCTATGCCTATGATTTGAGCTGCTCATGATGGAGGCTTAGAGCTGGGTCCAGATTTCCCCATCATATTTCCGTAATAAGGAATAAAGTTGTTATGCTTGTTATTTTATGTACCTTTTTGATAATTGTTAGGTACCATAATTCACAGTATGTGGATGAACGACATCGACATAGATATGAGGTAACTTATGAAATTGAATTTTTTGGGAACAAATATTCAATGAGTAGCACAGTGTGCATGATAAACCTGGAGTAATATTCAAAGCCATGAAATCATTGAAATGTTTGCCACAGGTCAACCCAGAAGCGATTGGCACTCTAGAAGAAGCTGGCCTCAAATTTGTTGGGAAGGATGAAAGTGGAAGACGAATGGAGGTTGGTTTTTTCCCAGAGTAAAGATCATCCAGGCTAAAACTCAATGAACTAGAGGATTTGTTTTAGATTGACTAGATTAAAATTCCTGAAAGCCTGGATCTCCCTTTTGTCCCTGCTAGGGTCAATCTACTTTTGATGGGTTCATCCCCTGTCCGATCAGTAGGCAGATTTCTTTGTGCTTCAATGCtcttcattttttgaaattaattttgttcCTGTGTTTTGCAGATAGTAGAACTTCCAAGTCATCCATTTTATTTAGGAGTGCAATTTCACCCAGAATTCAAATCACGGCCTGGGAGACCTTCAGCTCCATTTTTAGGTACTTACATAACATTTGGTATGAGATAACTCTTATACATATCATTGAATGACCCTTTTTGACCTAGGTCCATCCATACTCTATCATCATATCGGTTCATGGGGTGTCGGTTTGAGATCTGCAAAGAGTAGTTTGTTTTATATAGCATTTACACAATGTTTTTCGTAACAGCTATCCATAATAATAGAATTTTCCAGATTTCGAAGTGATCCCACTTTCTTTTTTGGTGAAAAGCTTTTTTGAGACCACCAAATTGCAGTATTAGTGTGATGGGCTGATTGTGACGATATTCAAATACTACCAATGACATCCCAGCATGTGAAAATATTAGTTTCCAGCAAAATAAAATGGGAGTGGTCTTGTTTTGAGATTTTAAACCATACTTATTTGAACTCTGGACAAAATCATGTACTTGTCATCTAAAACCCAAGGAATTTATAGTTTGCTAACCTCTCAGTATTGCCCAACAGACTAACTCAATGTCTGCATGAGCAAGTAGCCTTCTTTTAACAACATATTTGACCATCTTGACATCTGTGAAATTGCTTTTGTAGGTCTTATCTTGGCAACAACAGGGCAATTGGAAGCTTATCTCAAGAAAAATCAACAGAATGGAATTTAGTATGCAGCTTGTAACTCTTTTGTACCCCAAATTCTCTCTTACAAGGTGGATCAGTTTTTGAGAGGATAAATTTTTTAGGAACTTACATATAAGGAATCAAAAAATAATTGATTTTTGGGCTCTTTTTTGGGCTTTTTTCGAGCCTGAAAGTCGATCGAGGTACTGAATCTTTTCCCTTTTGGGCATCATATCATACAAATGTAAGAGACACCTTATACTTAAAAATGATCAATCACATTTAATTGGGTTGCTTGCTTACCCTACCTGGCTCTATGTAGTCTTTTACCAGTAGCTTCAAACCTGAAAGCTTCTCCAAAATGCCAAACCCTTAATTGGTCAATGTGCAGTTATTTTCTCCCCCAAAGCTTCACTTGGCTCCATATGTATCCTTGTTTTGTAGTTCTATGCTGCTGGAAAATCTCTCAACAAAACCTTCCAATGTTTGCACAATGCTGCACTGCAGTGCCTCTTttagcaataataataatgatgataaaaTATAAACCAATTAATCAAGAACTTGATTTTAAGTGCCAGGTTGcttgttgaatttttaaaatgcCCCCATGTTACTTCctccccacccccacccccctccCACCTTTTTTTTTGCCTAATTTGGTCACCAGCAATTCTAACAttctaaattattataatttaagcACAAATTTGACATAATTATTTTGCAAAAATTATGCTTGGAATCATATAGGTATTCTTTGTCTATCTTTTAGTATTTCATCCAACATGAAATAGGAATGGAATAGATATTTGAATGGTAAAATTTGTGAAtcgttattttttatttattcattattatgaattatgaagtcatgaaaaaaaatttgtattgtTATTTAGAATTTATTTTATGAAGTAAAATGTTTTTTTTGTTTAAACAATCAAATTAACTGTTATATTCGTAGTGATAGGTTCACCAACTACAGCATAATCTTAATTTagaaatttaataattttagttGAAATGAATACAATTCTAATGTAAAGTTGAGAGACTTTGGACTTTGTGTTTTGATTGCACAAGTTTTAACAAAATATAATACACAACTATacaaattttaattcaaattcacGAGGAAAATCCATGCTCCAAACACAAAGCTTGGCATTATAATTTATGTTATCAATATTTACACGAATATTTTTCTATTTCCAAATCTCGTGCATGTATTCCCACCAAATTTGTGATTTCCCGTAAAATCTGAttctagaatatatatatatatatatatatatatatatatataattatattataattataaatgaTTGTGAAAGGCAAATTGTCACGGTCTCACATTATATGTATGCTAGAAAAATTTTGGGCTTACAAGAATAGTTTGGACAGTAACCATGTGAGATGTCTTATAGGATAAATTTGTGAGGATAGTGGGCTAAAGTGAACAATACCTCACTAGAATTGAACTTAAGACCGTTACAAAGATATAAATGACTCTGAGAAAAGTGTCAAAAATCAAATGAGAGAGCATGACATGGTCTCACATTAGAGGTATAAAAGGTTTAGACTTCGAGCATGTAAGACGTTCCTTTTATAAGACAGACCCATGAGATGAGTGGATTAAAATAGAAAACACCTCATCAAAATTACCTTACAATTATGAAATAGAAATACATCGTTAATGGAGCTGttatttaataaattatgttGTTTAGATGTTTATCACAAATTCTTAACAAGAGGTGTTGTTTAATAAATTATGTTGTTTCGATAATTATGCCTTACGAGCCATTGCTTTCCGCTGTGAATTACTTCATGCTTCTGCCTAcatttttaattcaaattcaCTAGTTAAGTAAGACACTAATTTCCGCCTGACATTCCAAGCAATAAGAAAATGTACAATATATTGAGCAGTGATATTGCAGAAGGGAGTCTGGCAAGGAATCGTCTCTTCCAGTGAGA
This window contains:
- the LOC131159715 gene encoding uncharacterized protein LOC131159715 — encoded protein: MRSVESSVFPPKHYHKQFAYKYTTTIPERERERERMKYVLVTGGVVSGLGKGVTASSVGVVLKACGLRVTSIKIDPYLNMDAGTMSPFEHGEVFVLDDGGEVDLDLGNYERFLDVTLTRENNITTGKIYQSVLEKERRGDYLGRTVQVVPHITDAIKNWIESVSVIPVDGEEGPADVCVIELGGTVGDIESMPFIEALRQLSFSVGQHNFCLIHVSLVPVLGVVGEQKTKPTQHSVRELRALGLTPHLLACRSAQPLLDNTKEKLSQFCHVPAANILNVYDVPNIWHIPLLLQNQNVHNAILKQLNLLRIAASPDLQEWTKRAEIYDNLTNSVRIAMVGKYVGLTDSYLSVVKALLHACVACSLKPSVDWIAASDLEDDSAKLNPEAHANAWKTLRNAACVLVPGGFGDRGVSGMILAAKYARENNVPYLGICLGMQISVIEFARSVLGLEKANSTEFDAQTPNPVVIFMPEGSKTHMGSTMRLGSRRTLFQTPDCITSKLYHNSQYVDERHRHRYEVNPEAIGTLEEAGLKFVGKDESGRRMEIVELPSHPFYLGVQFHPEFKSRPGRPSAPFLGLILATTGQLEAYLKKNQQNGI